A single window of Haliotis asinina isolate JCU_RB_2024 chromosome 5, JCU_Hal_asi_v2, whole genome shotgun sequence DNA harbors:
- the LOC137283457 gene encoding dynein axonemal assembly factor 5-like has protein sequence MASLDENSNAVLQGIARHINCLSEENRNTRKRALESIRTDTLGRKPPLDSHEHALIFSEVLKPVLKILSDPVEKCRELAITLISDYLNVLDKPDEHLSYIVPVLSARLGQQEIIEPSEELRLSLVELLTQIVECSGKKMAIYLDDAIRILQRTIVDPYPEVKKESCRCSSKLAKSIPEYFHMQSESLIKPLMLTISHQHSKVRTVVVETVGTVIQYGNGKAVETVTSHLAQRLFDHSPVVRKEVTKVVGGWLLDLPDRYSFHHKLIPLILTSITDEQTDIRELADTLWYDIGMKYERENEEEMKDKIDFAAPNPSHYPPNVERPNLGCRTLVMRHLSKILPGLLRDVGDWVVETRVKSAALLYVLLLNAEDYVTQHMEKLVSSLYKACMDEDQRVVADIRRSAELIGYFVKPEIWTKLVIANVKATQCAGSLMVLASVTQGTLKSDLDAYMKPVADSLASPDICQSVQMEVQLQLLACVDALLSVMQDSCSAVSDQLFTILITVLALTQHDHIKEQVNELLSKVGTLEGLGEREEVYRAHTKTILASYQDDYPHWTLHSVERQVFDTLLVEAGPVVGEHLGTIMPMLVANLNPDKDPEMRLKFFSLLSRLMVNAAGTVDSRQQFGDFAVIVLKDMVIPNCVWRAGRTSGAIRTTAVSCAWALLQSGVLTKEKMLPVVEDFLTQLISTINDGNKSTRLISCRVLTRLLDLMGTSLSQDRLHNMYPELLKRLDDSSDEVRLIVAKTFLAYFDCFESGYDVGLYRAHLEAIYRGLLVHLDDPEISIQEAILDVLKHSAKISPSMLVTEVDSVKHKHRTGKYCDELIKYANTLNQ, from the exons ATGGCGTCGTTAGACGAAAATTCCAATGCTGTGCTTCAAGGAATCGCAAGACACATCAACTGTTTATCCGAGGAAAACCGAAATACACGAAAAAGAGCTCTTGAAAGTATCAGAACTGACACGCTTGGACGAAAACCACCACTTGATTCACACGAACACGCTCTTATTTTCAGTGAGGTGTTGAAACCTGTTTTGAAAATTCTATCGGATCCCGTGGAAAAATGCAGAGAATTGGCGATAACTTTGATTTCTGATTATCTGAACGTATTAGACAAGCCTGACGAACACTTGTCTTATATAGTCCCAGTTCTTTCAGCGCGATTAGGTCAGCAAGAAATTATTGAACCATCGGAAGAGTTGCGGTTGTCTTTAGTGGAACTGCTTACTCAAATCGTAGAATGTTCTGGAAAAAAGATGGCAATATACCTGGACGATGCTATCCGAATACTTCAAAGAACAATTGTCGACCCATATCCCGAGGTGAAGAAAGAAAGCTGTCGATGTTCATCAAAACTGGCCAAAAGTATCCCTGAATATTTTCATATGCAGTCGGAATCACTTATCAAACCACTGATGTTGACCATTTCGCACCAACATTCAAAAGTCAGGACAGTTGTGGTGGAAACAGTAG GAACTGTCATTCAATATGGAAATGGGAAAGCTGTGGAAACAGTGACTTCCCACCTAGCACAACGCCTCTTCGACCATTCCCCAGTTGTGAGGAAAGAAGTGACAAAAGTAGTAGGTGGTTGGTTACTTGACCTTCCTGATCGTTATTCATTCCACCACAAACTGATACCTCTCATCCTCACCAGCATCACAGATGAGCAAACTGATATCAGGGAGCTAGCAGATACACTGTGGTATGACATAG GAATGAAGTATGAGAGAGAAAATGAAGAAGAGATGAAAGACAAGATAGATTTTGCAGCTCCCAATCCATCACATTATCCTCCAAACG TTGAAAGACCAAATCTTGGGTGTCGGACCTTGGTCATGAGGCATTTGTCAAAGATATTACCAG GTCTGCTGCGGGACGTCGGAGACTGGGTAGTGGAGACTCGTGTCAAGTCGGCAGCTCTGCTGTATGTTCTGTTGTTGAATGCTGAGGATTACGTGACACAGCACATGGAGAAACTGGTGTCAAGTTTGTACAAGGCCTGCATGGATGAGGATCAGAGAGTGGTCGCTGAT ATTCGGAGATCAGCAGAACTTATTGGTTACTTTGTGAAGCCAGAGATATGGACCAAGTTGGTGATAGCCAATGTGAAGGCCACACAGTGTGCTGGTTCCCTAATGGTGCTCGCATCTGTCACTCAGGGTACTTTGAAGTCTGATCTTGATGCATACATGAAACCAGTGGCAGACTCACTAGCATCACCAGATATCTGTCAGTCTGTGCAG ATGGAGGTACAGCTTCAACTGCTGGCCTGTGTGGATGCATTGTTGAGTGTGATGCAGGACTCATGTTCAGCTGTATCAGATCAACTCTTTACCATCCTCATCACTGTCCTAGCCTTGACTCAACATGACCACATCAAGGAACAG GTGAATGAGCTGTTGAGCAAGGTGGGCACACTGGAGGGCCTGGGTGAGAGGGAAGAAGTGTACAGAGCACATACCAAGACCATCCTTGCCTCCTACCAGGATGACTACCCTCACTGGACCCTGCATAGTGTGGAGAGACAAGTGTTTGATACACTCCTTGTGGAGGCAG GCCCAGTGGTTGGGGAGCACCTGGGCACCATCATGCCTATGTTGGTAGCTAATCTCAACCCAGACAAAGATCCAGAAATGAGACTGAAGTTCTTCTCCCTCCTGTCTCGGCTGATGGTGAATGCTGCAGGCACTGTAGACTCCAGACAACAATTTGGTGACTTTGCTGTGATTGTGTTGAAAGACATGGTCATACCTAACTGTGTGTGGCGAGCAGGCCGGACATCAGGGGCCATCAGGACAACAGCTGTCTCCTGCGCCTGGGCCCTGCTGCAGAGTGGGGTGCTCACAAAGGAAAAG ATGTTGCCTGTGGTGGAAGACTTTTTGACTCAGCTCATCAGCACCATCAATGACGGCAACAAGAGTACACGCCTCATCAGCTGTCGAGTCCTGACCCGCCTCCTGGACTTGATGGGAACATCCCTATCACAGGACAGGCTACACAACATGTACCCAGAACTGCTTAAACGACTTGATGACAGCAGCGACGAGGTTCGACTCATCGTGGCTAAAACCTTTCTGGCCTATTTTGACTGCTTTGAGAGTGGTTATGATGTTGGCCTGTATCGTGCACACCTAGAGGCTATATACAGAGGACTTTTGGTTCACCTCGATGACCCAGAGATATCCATACAAGAAGCCATCCTCG atgTACTAAAGCATTCAGCAAAGATCAGCCCTTCCATGTTGGTAACAGAAGTTGACAGTGTGAAACATAAACATCGTACAGGGAAATATTGTGATGAACTTATCAAATATGCCAACACTCTAAACCAATGA
- the LOC137283373 gene encoding retinitis pigmentosa 1-like 1 protein yields MLRRYDRTRSPDSVVVGGGVIVEGVALGSEEASDELVTEGPLVGVEDEAAAPGGVTGDETVDSDVDSEDKIVDPEGSCEDVAVDPEGYPEDEGGGPDEDPEDEAVDPEGYPEDEGVDTEGYPDDEVDDPEVYPEDEEDSEGYPEDEAVDPDGYPEDEAVDPEGYPEDGAVDPEVYPDDEAADPEVYPDDEAVDPEVYPDDEVVEGYAEDGSGDPEGYPEDEGGGPDEDPEDEAVDPEGYPEDEGVDPEGYPDDEADDPEVYPEDEADSEEYPEDEAVDPDGYPEDDAVDSEGDTEDEAVDPEGYPEDEAADPDGYPEDEAVDPEEYPEDKAVDPEVYPDDEVVEPEEYPEDDAVDTEGDTEDEVVDPEEYPEDKAVDPEVYPDDEVVEPEEYPEDDAVDTEGDIEDEAVDPEEYPEDKAVDPEVYPDDEVVEPEEYPEDETVDLEGYVEDDAVDSEGHTEDEGMEPEGYPEDETVDPEGYAEDEAVDPEGYPDDEAVDPD; encoded by the coding sequence AACAAGGTCGCCCGACAGTGTCGTTGTCGGCGGTGGTGTTATAGTCGAGGGAGTTGCGCTGGGAAGTGAAGAAGCATCAGACGAATTGGTCACCGAAGGTCCACTTGTTGGTGTAGAGGATGAAGCCGCTGCTCCAGGAGGCGTTACTGGAGACGAAACTGTTGATTCTGACGTCGATTCAGAGGACAAAATTGTTGATCCTGAAGGAAGCTGTGAAGACGTTGCTGTAGATCCAGAAGGATACCCCGAAGATGAAGGCGGTGGTCCGGACGAAGATCCCGAAGATGAAGCTGTAGATCCTGAAGGATATCCTGAGGATGAAGGTGTAGATACGGAAGGATATCCTGATGACGAAGTTGATGATCCAGAAGTATATCCTGAAGATGAAGAAGATTCAGAAGGATACCCCGAAGACGAAGCTGTAGATCCGGACGGATATCCCGAAGATGAAGCTGTAGATCCAGAAGGATACCCCGAAGACGGAGCTGTAGATCCGGAAGTATATCCTGACGACGAAGCTGCAGATCCGGAAGTATATCCCGACGACGAAGCTGTTGATCCAGAAGTGTATCCTGATGACGAAGTTGTAGAAGGATATGCTGAAGACGGAAGTGGAGATCCTGAAGGATATCCGGAAGATGAAGGCGGTGGTCCGGACGAAGATCCCGAAGATGAAGCTGTAGATCCTGAAGGATATCCTGAGGATGAAGGTGTAGATCCGGAAGGATATCCTGATGACGAAGCTGATGATCCAGAAGTATATCCTGAAGATGAAGCAGATTCAGAAGAATATCCCGAAGATGAAGCTGTAGATCCGGATGGATATCCTGAAGATGATGCTGTAGACTCTGAAGGTGATACCGAAGATGAAGCTGTAGATCCGGAAGGATATCCCGAAGACGAAGCTGCAGATCCGGACGGATATCCCGAAGATGAAGCTGTAGATCCAGAAGAGTATCCGGAGGATAAAGCTGTAGATCCGGAAGTATATCCTGACGACGAAGTTGTAGAACCGGAAGAATATCCTGAAGATGATGCTGTAGATACTGAAGGAGATACCGAAGATGAAGTTGTAGATCCAGAAGAGTATCCAGAGGATAAAGCTGTAGATCCAGAAGTGTATCCTGACGACGAAGTTGTAGAACCGGAAGAATATCCTGAAGATGATGCTGTAGATACTGAAGGAGATATCGAAGATGAAGCTGTAGATCCAGAAGAGTATCCAGAGGATAAAGCTGTAGATCCAGAAGTGTATCCTGACGACGAAGTTGTAGAACCGGAAGAATATCCTGAAGATGAAACTGTAGATCTGGAAGGATATGTTGAAGATGATGCTGTTGATTCGGAAGGCCATACCGAAGATGAAGGTATGGAACCGGAAGGATATCCCGAAGATGAAACTGTAGATCCTGAAGGGTATGCTGAAGATGAAGCTGTAGATCCGGAAGGATATCCTGACGACGAAGCTGTAGATCCAGATTGA
- the LOC137283458 gene encoding mitochondrial thiamine pyrophosphate carrier-like: MVGFNPDQTTPLASTQYAIAGAVSGAITRAVCQPFDVLKIRFQLQIDPILKCDVSKYWGIRHAFKSILQEEGWKAFWKGHVPAQGLSVVYGIAQYTSFEVFTQLVWEHLPEHMTREYRPLTHLFCGSLAGCVATLAVQPMDVMRTRFVAQGEPKMYMSLGDAVVSIWRQDGVVGFYRGLVPAVTQVAPQMGLQFGLYSLCNSIRNATKSNDSVLPAVLPSLACGSASGLLAKLIIYPLDVVKKRLQVQGFEKAREPFGTFHQYKGFIDCIVKVLAAEGALGLYKGLVPSLIKAAVVAGLNFCVYDQVVYIMSR; encoded by the exons ATGGTGGGCTTCAACCCAGACCAGACAACTCCATTGGCTTCAACTCAGTATGCCATTGCTGGAGCTGTCAGTGGAGCCATCACTAGAGCAGTATGTCAGCCTTTTGATGTGTTGAAGATAAGATTCCAG ttaCAAATTGACCCCATTTTGAAGTGTGATGTTTCAAAATACTGGGGTATCCGTCACGCATTCAAAAGTATATTGCAAGAAGAAGGTTGGAAAGCATTCTGGAAGGGACATGTTCCTGCCCAGGGCCTATCTGTTGTCTATGGAATTGCACAG TACACATCATTTGAGGTGTTCACACAGCTTGTGTGGGAGCATCTGCCAGAGCACATGACCCGGGAGTACCGACCTTTGACTCATTTATTTTGTGGGAGCTTGGCAGGATGTGTTGCTACTCTCGCTGTGCAGCCAATGGATGTCATGCGGACAAGATTTGTTGCTCAAGGGGAACCCAAG ATGTACATGAGTCTGGGTGATGCAGTTGTATCAATATGGCGGCAGGATGGTGTTGTAGGCTTTTACCGTGGTTTGGTGCCAGCGGTTACTCAGGTAGCTCCACAGATGGGGCTTCAGTTTGGCCTGTATTCTCTCTGTAACTCAATCCGGAATGCCACCAAGTCTAATGACAGTGTTCTCCCAG CTGTTTTACCAAGCCTTGCATGTGGATCAGCGTCAGGTCTGCTAGCCAAGCTGATCATCTATCCTTTAGACGTTGTCAAGAAACGTCTTCAGGTTCAAGGGTTTGAGAAGGCCAGAGAACCATTTGGCACTTTCCACCAATACAAAGGTTTTATTGACTGTATTGTGAAGGTTTTAGCAGCTGAAGGAGCCCTTGGACTGTACAAGGGGTTGGTTCCCAGTCTGATCAAGGCTGCAGTGGTAGCTGGTTTGAACTTCTGTGTTTACGATCAAGTAGTGTACATCATGTCCAGATGA
- the LOC137284318 gene encoding E3 ubiquitin-protein ligase CHIP-like — MPSKMSAVDLKNQGNKLFSARKYDDAISCYTKAINKNPGTATFFTNRALCYLKLRQWEFAVQDCQRALDLDRSLVKGHFFMGQAYVELGQYDEAIASLKRAYDLAKEQKLNFGDDITGALRHAKKRRWNMIEERRIQQEIELQTYVNKLISEDRDRKKSALKEMSEQQDCNEELDRIDEFHENKLRSVNNLFSQLDDRRKKRDVPDFLCGKISFEIMREPVTTPSGITYDKKDIIEHLQRVGHFDPVTRTDLTQDQLIPNLAMKEVIDTFLEENPWAEEY, encoded by the exons ATGCCTTCTAAAATGAGCGCTGTGGATTTGAAGAATCAAGGCAACAAACTGTTTTCTGCACGGAAATACGACGACGCGATATCCTGTTACACGAAAGCAATA AATAAAAACCCTGGCACTGCGACATTCTTCACCAACCGTGCTTTGTGCTACCTTAAATTGAGACAATGGGAGTTTGCGGTGCAAGATTGTCAGCGTGCTCTTGACCTTGATCGGTCTTTAGTTAAGGGCCACTTTTTCATGGGTCAAGCATATGTTGAACTTGGGCAATATGATGAAGCTATCGCAAGTTTGAAGAGAG CCTATGATTTAGCCAAGGAGCAAAAGTTGAACTTTGGAGATGACATCACAGGTGCTCTGCGTCATGCTAAGAAGAGACGCTGGAATATGATAGAGGAACGGCGCATACAGCAGGAGATTGAGCTGCAGACTTATGTGAATAAACTTATCAGTGAGGACAGAGACAG GAAGAAGTCTGCGCTGAAAGAAATGTCCGAGCAGCAGGACTGTAATGAAGAGTTGGACAGGATTGATGAGTTTCAC GAAAACAAACTGAGATCTGTGAATAACTTGTTTAGTCAGTTGGATGACAGGAGGAAG AAGCGGGATGTGCCTGACTTTCTGTGTGGGAAGATCAGCTTTGAGATTATGCGAGAACCTGTCACTACCCCAAGTGGCATCACCTATGACAAGAAGGACATCATTGAACATTTGCAG aggGTGGGTCACTTTGACCCAGTAACACGTACAGACTTGACCCAAGATCAGCTGATTCCAAACCTAGCCATGAAGGAAGTGATTGACACATTCTTGGAGGAGAATCCTTGGGCAGAAGAATACTAG